AAATAAAGTGAATCGGTTTGACGAGAAAAAACAAATCAACCCACAACTTAAAGCAACTCAGCGTCCTTTCAAGACTGGCCAGAAAACAACCAAACACAACAAGTTTAATGGTTATCACAATGGACACCACAACGGTCACCATGGACATCATCACTGGAACCGCCCCTGGATTCACATCAACACTCGTCCCTGGTGTCCCACAGTCTGTCGCCCCTGGTATCCAGTTGCCTGTGTCGACCCGATTCTGACTCCCTGTGTGATCACAGCATGTGTCCCCGTGTATTACAATGCAGCCGGTGAAACAGTCGATGATGTATCTGAAGGAGCCGGAACAGAAGAAGTTACTGAAACCGAAAACAGTACGGAACCGGTTGAACAGGAGCGTCTGGTACTGGAATCCGGAAAATTATTTCAACTATCAGCAGAAGGGCTGGGAGGCGAACAGGGTATGGTTGTTCTGGAAATCAATGAAATGGGACTGCCTGCGAAGATTGAAAAATGGGAAGACAACATTCTGGCGTTTCAGACTCCCCAGATCGGACTGGCCAAAGTAACAGAAGCCAAAATGCATGTCATGAACAGCAAAGGTCAGTTACTGGCGACTCTGGACATCAGTCTGTTGCCCGCAACAAATCCAGTCGCTTCCAATTGAGCTGAGTCTATTCTGAATTAAACTAACAGCGTCTTCGAGCAGATCGAAGACGCTGTTAGTTTGTTTGAAATAGAAACGGTGACGAACTTATTTGGATCTCAAACTGGAAAAGATCTCGCCGCCATGATACAGAGCTCTGTCGGATTGTGATTCTTCCAGCCGCAGCAGTTGATTATACTTTGCCAGTCGTTCACTGCGTCCTACCGAACCGACCTTTAACTGACCGGCACCTGTTGCGACAACCAGATCGGCAATGGTTGTATCTTCTGTTTCTCCGCTTCTGGCAGAAACGATTGGCCAGTAACCATGATCGATGGCCAATTTCATCGTTTCCAGAGTTTCTGTCAGCGTTCCAATCTGATTTAACTTAATCAGCACACTGTTTGCCGTCTGGCTGTCGATGCCCTGCTGCAGACGCTTCCGGTTCGTTACAAACAGATCATCACCAATTAACTGGACGCGATGCCCCAGTCGTTCGGTCAGTTTCTTCCAGCCAGACCAGTCGTCTTCCGCCAAACCGTCTTCAATACTGATGATGGGATATGTATCGACCCAGCGTTCCAGCATATCAATTACGTCATCGGCCGATAACGCTTCATCTCCCGTCGCATTCAGATGATAAGTGTCAGTCTCGACGTCGTAGAAATGTGTACTGGCCACGTCCAGTCCAATCGCCACATCTTCACCAGGGTTCAGCCCAGAAGTTTCAATGGCTGCAACGATGTATTTGACCGCTTCACTGTTAGAACTTAATTTCGGCCCATAACCGCCTTCGTCACCAATGAGAGTTCCTTCATGCCCGGTCTTATTGAGAATCTGCCCCAGTCGGCGGTAGATCGTCACAATCCATTCAAAGGCCTGCCGATAGGAAGTGGCACCGACAGGCAGAATCAGAAAGTCCTGAAAATCCAGGTTGCGACCGGCGTGAAGTCCACCGGAAATCATATTGACCATCGGTAGAGGCAGAGACATGGATCGGGCCAGAAGATTCGTCCGCTGAGTTTGCTCTGTTTCGTCAGCAAAGCCAGATCTGATATAGTCAAACCAGATTTCAGCAAAACGCTCAACCGGTTTTTGCCCCTGTGACTCTGCAGCAGCATAAGCGGTTGCCAGTGAAGCCCCCAGAATTGCATTCGCTCCCAGACGGGACTTATTCTCGGTCCCATCCAGTTCACAGAGAATCGTATCGATGCCGCTCTGGTCCGAAGCATCCTGGCCTATTAATGCAGCGGCGATTTCCCGTCTGACATTTTCCACTGCCTGGGTGACACCTAAACCATCGAATCGCGCTGCATCCTGATCACGTAACTCGATGGCTTCAAATTTTCCGGTACTGGCACCGCTGGGAACGATCGCACGCCCGCAACGGGAACCAGCACAACAGATCTCGACTTCCACTGTAGGATTACCACGACTGTCATAAACTTCACGTGCATGGACGTACTCAATTTGTGTCATATCAGATCACACTCCCATCTGTGATTATCAGCTACATCATTTATAAACAGCAATGCCCTGCATCTCCCTATAGGATATCAGGTTCGAACTTAACCTTCATCCGAAAGTCCTTCAGGAATTCTGCATCTCACTTAATCTTAATGTCGATTGATGAATCGTAGACGGTGGATCCAGGATCAACGAGAGCGCAAACGAGCGAACCTGATCCTGCAGACCTGGTTCGCAAAGATAATCGACCGTACTCTTACCATCAACGCGGGCCAACATGCAAGCTGCCAGATGGCGGATCGTACGACGCTCCAGTTCCTGCTGCCCCATCTTATCAGTTCCTTTATCTCCTGAATCAGACAAGGATTGAATTTCGGCCAGATACTGTTCCCAGAAACATTCCACCAGTCGAATACAATGAGCGCCGCGCTCGCGGAAGTAGATCGCTTTCAACATCAGATGACTCAAAAAGAACCCCAGATCGAATGCCGGATCACCATAATGGGCCGTCTCAAAATCGACGAGATAAATCTGATCGCCAGAAATCAGAATATTTTTGGGACTAAAATCGGCCAGAACAAGACAGATCTGATTGCCCTCCATTTCGGCAATCAGATCATCCACCCAGTCCTTTATTTCCGGATGAGTTTTGACAATAAACCGATAAAATGGGTCAATGCGAAGCTGGTCAAAGATTGTCCAGTCGCTCCATCGTTCTTGAAACTGCTGGCTCTCAAAACTCAACCTGTGAATGGCACCCAGGTAATTTCCCAGTCGTGAAGCAACCGAGAGGTCAAATATTCCATCCAGTAATTCTGCTTTCCAGACTTTGTGGTCTTTATCGATTGCTTCCATGGCAAACAGATAATTATCGCGATCCTCAAACAGGACGCGCGGAACAACTCCTGCCGGCAGCAGATTCTGCAACTCCTGCATGACTTCCAGCTCGCGCCAGATCCGTTCAAGCTGACTGAACCACTCTGTTTGAGTTCGCAGTTGTTTCCGTGACTGCTTGATGACAAAATCATCGCCAGCCTGGCGATCTATACGGATGACTATATTCGAAACTCCCCACGCAAGTGCTTCCGCTGAAGCCTCTTCTCCAGGGGATAATTGCTGCATCTCCTTCAAGTAATTAATGACAGTATCTGCCGTGATCTCCCGGATCATTATGAATTCCCATAAGTAACTGGCTCAAAAGCATTAAAGAGTTAGAAAACCGGCTGTACCAGAAGAGTAGATCTGCTTTCCCATTTCTCCTTTTCCAGCCTCTCTTTG
The sequence above is a segment of the Gimesia algae genome. Coding sequences within it:
- the eno gene encoding phosphopyruvate hydratase — encoded protein: MTQIEYVHAREVYDSRGNPTVEVEICCAGSRCGRAIVPSGASTGKFEAIELRDQDAARFDGLGVTQAVENVRREIAAALIGQDASDQSGIDTILCELDGTENKSRLGANAILGASLATAYAAAESQGQKPVERFAEIWFDYIRSGFADETEQTQRTNLLARSMSLPLPMVNMISGGLHAGRNLDFQDFLILPVGATSYRQAFEWIVTIYRRLGQILNKTGHEGTLIGDEGGYGPKLSSNSEAVKYIVAAIETSGLNPGEDVAIGLDVASTHFYDVETDTYHLNATGDEALSADDVIDMLERWVDTYPIISIEDGLAEDDWSGWKKLTERLGHRVQLIGDDLFVTNRKRLQQGIDSQTANSVLIKLNQIGTLTETLETMKLAIDHGYWPIVSARSGETEDTTIADLVVATGAGQLKVGSVGRSERLAKYNQLLRLEESQSDRALYHGGEIFSSLRSK
- a CDS encoding phosphotransferase family protein — encoded protein: MQQLSPGEEASAEALAWGVSNIVIRIDRQAGDDFVIKQSRKQLRTQTEWFSQLERIWRELEVMQELQNLLPAGVVPRVLFEDRDNYLFAMEAIDKDHKVWKAELLDGIFDLSVASRLGNYLGAIHRLSFESQQFQERWSDWTIFDQLRIDPFYRFIVKTHPEIKDWVDDLIAEMEGNQICLVLADFSPKNILISGDQIYLVDFETAHYGDPAFDLGFFLSHLMLKAIYFRERGAHCIRLVECFWEQYLAEIQSLSDSGDKGTDKMGQQELERRTIRHLAACMLARVDGKSTVDYLCEPGLQDQVRSFALSLILDPPSTIHQSTLRLSEMQNS